One segment of Yersinia kristensenii DNA contains the following:
- the pgi gene encoding glucose-6-phosphate isomerase, with amino-acid sequence MKNINPSQTAAWKALQQHFEQMKDVTISSLFAKDDQRFNQFSATFDDQMLVDFSKNRITRETMEKLQALAKETDLAGAIKSMFSGEKINRTEDRAVLHVALRNRSNTPIVVDGKDVMPEVNAVLAKMKQFCDRVIGGDWKGYTGKAITDVVNIGIGGSDLGPYMVTEALRPYKNHLNMHFVSNVDGTHIAETLKPLNPETTLFLVASKTFTTQETMTNAHSARDWFLSTASDEKHVAKHFAALSTNAKAVGEFGIDTDNMFEFWDWVGGRYSLWSAIGLSIALSVGFEHFEELLSGAHAMDKHFAETPAEKNLPILLALIGIWYNNFFGAETEAILPYDQYMHRFPAYFQQGNMESNGKYVDRNGNPVDYQTGPIIWGEPGTNGQHAFYQLIHQGTKLVPCDFIAPAISHNPLSDHHAKLLSNFFAQTEALAFGKSLDEVEAEFAAAGKTPEQVAHVAPFKVFEGNRPTNSILLREITPFSLGALIALYEHKIFTQGIILNIYTFDQWGVELGKQLANRILPELADDKEVTSHDSSTNALINRFKNWR; translated from the coding sequence ATGAAAAATATTAATCCTAGTCAAACCGCTGCCTGGAAAGCGTTACAGCAACACTTTGAACAGATGAAAGACGTCACCATCAGCAGTCTGTTTGCCAAGGACGACCAGCGTTTTAACCAATTTTCAGCGACTTTTGACGATCAAATGCTGGTGGATTTCTCCAAAAACCGCATTACCCGCGAAACCATGGAAAAACTGCAAGCTCTGGCCAAAGAAACTGATTTGGCGGGTGCGATTAAATCTATGTTCTCTGGTGAGAAAATCAACCGGACTGAAGATCGCGCGGTACTGCATGTTGCTCTGCGTAACCGCAGCAATACGCCAATCGTGGTCGATGGCAAAGATGTGATGCCAGAAGTGAATGCGGTACTGGCTAAAATGAAGCAGTTCTGTGACCGCGTCATTGGCGGTGACTGGAAAGGCTATACCGGCAAAGCGATTACCGATGTGGTGAATATCGGGATTGGTGGTTCAGACCTCGGCCCTTACATGGTGACCGAAGCACTGCGTCCATACAAAAATCACTTGAATATGCATTTTGTTTCTAACGTCGATGGCACTCATATTGCTGAAACCTTGAAACCGCTGAACCCAGAAACCACGTTGTTCCTGGTGGCGTCAAAAACTTTCACCACCCAAGAAACCATGACCAACGCCCACAGTGCGCGTGATTGGTTCTTGTCTACCGCCAGTGATGAAAAGCATGTTGCGAAACACTTTGCAGCATTATCGACCAACGCCAAAGCAGTCGGTGAGTTTGGTATTGATACTGACAATATGTTTGAGTTCTGGGATTGGGTCGGTGGCCGTTATTCCCTATGGTCCGCTATTGGCTTATCTATCGCGCTGTCTGTGGGCTTTGAGCATTTTGAAGAGCTGCTCAGTGGTGCACATGCCATGGACAAACATTTTGCAGAAACTCCAGCTGAGAAAAACCTGCCGATTCTGTTGGCATTGATTGGCATCTGGTATAACAATTTCTTTGGTGCAGAAACCGAAGCTATTCTGCCGTATGACCAATATATGCACCGTTTCCCGGCTTACTTCCAGCAGGGCAATATGGAATCTAACGGTAAATATGTTGACCGTAATGGCAACCCGGTTGATTACCAGACTGGCCCGATTATCTGGGGCGAACCTGGTACCAATGGCCAACATGCGTTTTACCAGTTGATTCATCAGGGTACCAAATTGGTTCCTTGTGACTTTATCGCACCGGCTATCAGTCATAACCCACTGAGTGATCACCACGCGAAACTGCTGTCTAACTTCTTCGCCCAAACGGAAGCACTGGCTTTCGGCAAATCATTGGATGAAGTTGAAGCCGAATTTGCTGCTGCGGGCAAAACGCCTGAGCAAGTGGCTCATGTTGCGCCATTCAAAGTGTTCGAGGGTAATCGCCCAACTAACTCCATCTTGCTACGCGAAATTACGCCGTTTAGCTTGGGGGCCTTGATTGCGCTGTATGAGCACAAAATCTTCACGCAGGGGATTATCCTGAACATTTACACCTTTGACCAATGGGGTGTTGAGCTGGGTAAACAACTGGCTAACCGTATTTTGCCAGAGTTGGCAGATGACAAAGAGGTCACCAGCCATGACAGTTCTACCAATGCGTTGATTAACCGTTTCAAGAACTGGCGTTAA
- a CDS encoding hemagglutinin repeat-containing protein, whose amino-acid sequence MKQNKFKLSPAGKLAAAVAIISVSVATCYAAGIVGAGDPAHNPGINSVNGVTVVDIVKPSASGLSHNQYNEFNVNKAGAVLNNSLSAGQSKLAGQLSANQNLNGQAANIILNEVISRNPSLLLGKQEVFGMAADYILANPNGITCNSCGFINTNRTSLVVGNPLVDQGNLQGFDTRNNTNLLNIGEGYTIVGGTLDLIAPRINMLGTVDSREDINVVLGQNKISTNGKILESQKYEGTAYDSKIFGGMMANRIRIVNTAEGNGINMSGSYTARKSLDISTPGKLNLDVDPQVSPDSISSIMSWFVKEADPTPANLSGEDINVSAGEIYTSGDIIETTSGNSTTQTLKRTKIKGANISIIAKRNNHLDAAIIDGKNIIMQGDNIQLGTETVTNTHSSSSKDGADGFLGIGKWNKSSNKKTEQQKNIGTTITAGNNLAIQSTNGDIKLSGTSIEAGNNLSIKAKKDLKLESMIDNNSIRDKGHDYAHTIKDITWDNETDTQTLNKTTLQAGGNMGLAAEGKISAKGIKAAAGGDLLINANEVNINVQKTRDLKISNGKNEQNMGLGGIDHNNNNKNAEDSHRSEITADGNILVVGNKGVSITGSKVKASKDGYVQAADGGIKIDNAISTTTTKIDERTGVAFNITGSSHKANNRDEKVTGSELVSDANLKIISKDNVDVIGSLVKSAGELGIETLGEINVKAAAEQQKIDEQKTKLTIEGFTSDDGNNQFQAGIKLEHTSESEKTESVQHHGATLEGGTIKLDAEKDVTFTGSNLTTTQGDADIKGENVSFVAVQDTLSSNKEKETVGVDVHYDGGMDKAGSGANVSYEDTQTTTDKSTAVVSDSNIAGNLNINATKDVTNQGSEHKVDGAYNVDAINVNNLAAENSEKTVNKSTTVDVGFGANIDYSEVTRPIEDIVNKAQELDMGGMLDAADDVGAPNVGIDIYAKGGTKETNLSSNKATETSIKGGDININATGSVKDQGTEYQADKGSITLNAASHISEAAIDRVEQHTKETSGGADIRIYTSTGKDITVDGKGKGGSKDQLVKGEIAQVGSMNAANGININVKEDATYQGTNMDAGNGKISVNAGGDIRFDQVTNLTSESHNNVDADAKMNLGTNTNSKEFGAGLGGGHSKGESSTSIAQVSNLQGQQGIELNAGKDVALTGTSFGSKEKATGDILLTAGGKVEMKAAESQGSKQDMTWSASANAGMSKGTGADKDSKGMSAGAKVNVAKTDESATIYQGSVINSNGTLTIKADSDDKQAIHLQNADITSKETILMTNNGGILLESAQDKEYKNNWNFEVGANGKQNASFNKDDKGVAEKQSSEKTHNIGAKLDIGVEKLDAIVQQNTHINSDNISFNTAKDMVLAGAILKADNINGNIGGNLTVESREDKQHSVNVNTALGVSHSNEKQDSLINQLASASPIGEDKIKKKLDTKSNKLFDKIKKQYDQLSSRFTTKEEDNVQTLSYTKDGKKMTVEQSKDEEETKDKWWQKGAKTVGKKVKSNVQEDQVKGGNGRAKIEVEVVENKAVEEQSAISGQETVNLTVGGKTQLIGGKISNQNNDVALQTQGLELQDINGKHTEGGARVNGSSSVGEMMKSGFSDLKEGKTPLIGAHGGSEQKNAVAGVTRG is encoded by the coding sequence ATGAAACAAAATAAGTTCAAGCTCTCCCCGGCAGGAAAGCTGGCGGCAGCCGTCGCTATTATTTCAGTATCAGTAGCCACCTGTTATGCCGCAGGTATTGTCGGTGCGGGCGATCCCGCTCATAACCCAGGGATTAATTCAGTCAATGGGGTTACGGTTGTCGATATCGTCAAACCCTCGGCCTCCGGTTTATCCCATAACCAATATAATGAATTTAACGTTAACAAAGCAGGTGCAGTACTTAATAACTCCCTCAGTGCAGGCCAATCAAAATTGGCAGGGCAATTAAGCGCCAACCAAAATTTAAATGGTCAGGCCGCCAATATCATTTTGAATGAAGTGATTAGCCGTAACCCCTCATTATTATTGGGAAAACAAGAAGTCTTTGGTATGGCCGCCGATTATATTCTGGCCAACCCCAATGGTATTACCTGTAACAGTTGCGGTTTTATTAATACTAATCGGACTTCATTGGTGGTCGGTAATCCACTCGTCGACCAAGGGAATCTACAGGGTTTTGATACTAGAAATAACACTAACCTATTAAATATAGGTGAAGGTTACACTATCGTTGGCGGAACACTAGACTTGATCGCCCCAAGAATTAATATGTTGGGAACCGTGGATTCCAGGGAAGATATTAATGTCGTTCTCGGACAAAATAAAATCAGCACCAATGGGAAAATATTAGAATCACAAAAATACGAGGGAACGGCATACGACAGTAAAATATTTGGTGGCATGATGGCCAATAGAATTCGTATTGTTAATACCGCGGAGGGGAATGGCATAAATATGTCGGGCAGCTACACGGCCCGTAAGTCCCTCGATATCTCAACACCAGGAAAGCTGAATCTTGATGTCGACCCCCAAGTCAGCCCTGACTCTATATCAAGCATAATGTCTTGGTTTGTAAAAGAAGCTGATCCTACACCAGCTAATTTAAGCGGTGAAGATATTAACGTGAGCGCAGGTGAGATCTATACCTCTGGCGATATTATTGAAACCACCTCAGGTAATTCGACGACACAGACGCTCAAACGTACCAAAATTAAAGGCGCTAATATTTCTATTATTGCCAAGAGAAATAATCACCTCGATGCAGCAATCATTGATGGCAAGAACATTATTATGCAAGGTGATAATATTCAACTGGGTACGGAAACAGTCACTAACACTCACTCTAGTAGCTCGAAAGATGGGGCTGATGGATTTTTGGGAATAGGTAAGTGGAATAAATCCTCCAATAAAAAAACAGAACAACAAAAAAATATTGGCACCACTATCACTGCAGGAAACAACCTGGCTATTCAATCAACAAATGGCGATATAAAACTCTCTGGAACTTCTATCGAGGCAGGTAACAATCTTTCCATCAAAGCAAAGAAAGACTTAAAATTGGAGAGCATGATTGATAATAATTCAATCCGTGATAAAGGCCATGATTATGCACATACCATCAAAGATATAACCTGGGATAATGAAACTGACACCCAAACACTGAATAAAACCACGCTACAAGCAGGTGGCAATATGGGGCTGGCCGCAGAGGGGAAAATCAGCGCCAAGGGGATTAAGGCTGCTGCTGGCGGTGATTTATTAATCAATGCTAATGAGGTTAATATTAATGTGCAAAAAACCCGCGATCTAAAAATCTCAAACGGTAAAAATGAGCAAAACATGGGGTTGGGGGGGATAGACCATAATAATAACAATAAAAATGCAGAAGACAGCCACCGCTCAGAAATAACCGCCGACGGTAATATTCTTGTTGTGGGTAATAAAGGTGTTTCTATTACTGGCAGTAAAGTCAAAGCCAGCAAAGATGGTTATGTTCAGGCGGCAGATGGCGGAATTAAAATCGATAATGCCATCAGTACCACCACCACAAAAATTGATGAGCGCACCGGGGTTGCTTTTAATATTACGGGCAGTTCACACAAAGCCAATAATCGTGATGAAAAAGTCACCGGCAGTGAATTAGTTTCAGACGCCAATCTTAAAATCATCAGCAAAGATAATGTCGATGTGATTGGTAGCTTGGTAAAAAGTGCCGGAGAACTCGGTATTGAAACCTTGGGCGAAATTAACGTCAAAGCTGCGGCAGAACAGCAGAAAATTGATGAGCAAAAGACCAAGCTGACCATCGAGGGCTTCACCAGTGATGATGGGAATAATCAGTTCCAGGCGGGTATTAAACTGGAGCATACCAGCGAAAGTGAAAAAACAGAGAGCGTTCAACACCATGGCGCAACCCTTGAAGGCGGCACAATCAAACTGGATGCAGAGAAAGACGTCACATTTACCGGCTCAAACCTGACCACCACCCAAGGCGATGCTGATATTAAAGGTGAAAATGTCTCATTCGTCGCCGTACAAGACACCCTCTCCAGCAATAAAGAAAAAGAAACTGTCGGTGTAGATGTTCATTACGACGGCGGAATGGATAAAGCTGGCAGTGGTGCAAATGTCAGTTATGAAGACACCCAAACAACTACGGATAAATCGACGGCGGTGGTTTCTGACTCGAACATAGCCGGCAACCTGAATATTAACGCCACAAAAGATGTCACTAACCAAGGGAGTGAGCATAAGGTTGACGGTGCTTACAATGTCGACGCTATCAATGTGAATAATCTGGCGGCAGAAAACAGTGAAAAAACCGTGAATAAGAGCACCACGGTTGATGTCGGTTTTGGTGCCAATATTGACTATAGCGAAGTCACTCGCCCGATTGAAGACATTGTAAACAAAGCCCAAGAGCTGGATATGGGCGGTATGCTTGATGCTGCCGATGATGTCGGTGCGCCTAATGTGGGGATCGATATTTACGCCAAAGGTGGCACTAAAGAAACCAACCTCAGTAGCAACAAAGCCACCGAAACATCAATCAAAGGCGGAGACATTAATATCAACGCAACGGGTAGCGTCAAAGACCAAGGGACTGAATATCAAGCAGATAAGGGTTCCATCACGTTGAATGCCGCTAGCCACATCTCTGAAGCCGCGATTGATCGCGTTGAGCAACACACTAAAGAAACATCCGGCGGGGCTGACATTCGGATTTATACCAGCACAGGCAAAGACATTACTGTGGATGGCAAAGGTAAAGGCGGTTCTAAAGACCAACTGGTAAAAGGTGAAATCGCGCAGGTTGGCAGCATGAACGCCGCCAATGGCATCAATATCAATGTCAAAGAAGATGCCACTTATCAAGGCACCAATATGGATGCGGGTAATGGCAAAATCTCGGTCAATGCAGGCGGAGATATTCGTTTTGATCAAGTCACTAACCTGACGAGCGAAAGCCATAATAATGTTGATGCTGACGCCAAAATGAATCTCGGCACAAACACCAACAGCAAAGAATTTGGTGCTGGATTAGGCGGCGGGCACAGTAAAGGCGAAAGCAGCACGTCTATTGCTCAAGTCAGCAATCTTCAGGGTCAACAAGGGATTGAACTGAATGCAGGGAAAGATGTGGCACTGACCGGGACTTCATTCGGCAGCAAAGAAAAAGCAACCGGTGATATTCTGCTGACGGCTGGCGGCAAAGTCGAGATGAAAGCCGCCGAATCTCAGGGATCAAAACAAGATATGACCTGGTCAGCCAGCGCTAATGCGGGTATGAGCAAAGGTACCGGTGCCGATAAAGACAGCAAAGGGATGTCGGCCGGAGCAAAAGTGAACGTCGCCAAGACTGATGAATCAGCGACCATATATCAGGGCAGTGTGATTAACAGCAATGGGACATTGACGATTAAAGCAGACAGCGATGATAAACAAGCCATTCATCTGCAAAACGCTGATATCACGAGTAAAGAAACTATTCTGATGACAAATAACGGCGGTATTTTGCTCGAGTCAGCCCAGGATAAAGAGTACAAAAATAATTGGAATTTTGAGGTGGGCGCTAATGGCAAACAGAATGCTTCCTTTAATAAAGATGATAAAGGCGTAGCTGAAAAACAAAGTAGCGAGAAAACCCACAATATTGGGGCCAAACTGGATATTGGTGTGGAAAAACTTGATGCCATCGTGCAGCAAAATACCCATATAAATAGCGATAATATTAGCTTTAATACCGCTAAAGATATGGTTCTGGCTGGAGCAATACTCAAAGCTGATAATATTAATGGCAATATTGGCGGCAACCTAACAGTAGAAAGCCGGGAAGATAAGCAGCACTCCGTGAACGTCAATACCGCACTGGGCGTCAGCCACAGTAACGAAAAACAAGACAGTTTGATTAATCAGTTAGCCAGTGCTAGCCCAATTGGTGAAGATAAAATCAAGAAAAAACTGGATACCAAATCCAACAAATTATTCGATAAAATCAAAAAACAATATGACCAGCTCTCCAGCCGATTTACCACTAAAGAAGAGGACAACGTCCAGACACTCAGTTATACCAAAGACGGTAAAAAAATGACGGTCGAGCAATCAAAGGACGAAGAAGAAACCAAAGATAAATGGTGGCAAAAAGGGGCGAAAACCGTCGGGAAAAAAGTCAAAAGTAACGTTCAAGAAGACCAAGTCAAAGGAGGCAATGGTCGGGCTAAGATTGAAGTCGAAGTCGTTGAAAATAAGGCAGTTGAAGAGCAATCTGCCATTAGCGGTCAAGAAACTGTCAACTTAACAGTTGGCGGTAAAACACAACTGATTGGCGGGAAAATATCTAACCAGAACAACGATGTTGCATTACAAACTCAGGGTCTTGAATTACAAGACATCAATGGTAAACACACTGAAGGCGGGGCCAGAGTGAATGGTTCCTCCTCCGTCGGCGAAATGATGAAAAGTGGCTTCAGCGACCTTAAAGAGGGTAAAACACCGCTGATCGGTGCTCACGGTGGTTCTGAACAGAAAAATGCGGTAGCAGGAGTCACCCGAGGCTAA
- the lysC gene encoding lysine-sensitive aspartokinase 3, which produces MISASQRQASQQQTDPQQTRSAPSPTVVAKFGGTSVADFDAMSRSADVVLSNPDVRLVILSASAGITNLLVALADGCEQETRALHLDEIRRIQYSILAKLADPAVIREEIDRMLENIAMLSEAASLATSAALTDELVSHGELMSTLLFVELLRQRQVEVEWFDVRKIMRTNDRFGRAEPDTQALSELAQTQLAPRIKHAIIVTQGFIGSESKGRTTTLGRGGSDYTAALLGEALNVSRIDIWTDVPGIYTTDPRVVPGAKRIDKIAFEEAAEMATFGAKVLHPATLLPAVRSDIPVFVGSSKDPEAGGTLVCNETYNPPLFRALALRRKQTLLTLHSLNMLHARGFLAEVFNILARHNISVDLITTSEVSVALTLDTTGSTSIGDSLLTSSLLTELSSLCRVEVEENLALVAIIGNNLSQACGVGKEVFGVLDPFNIRMICYGASSHNLCFLVPGNDAEKVVQTLHHNLFE; this is translated from the coding sequence ATGATTTCCGCTTCACAACGACAGGCTTCACAACAGCAGACTGATCCCCAACAGACCCGCAGCGCCCCATCCCCGACGGTTGTCGCCAAATTTGGTGGGACTAGTGTGGCGGATTTTGATGCCATGAGTCGTAGCGCTGATGTGGTTTTATCGAACCCGGATGTTCGTTTGGTGATTTTGTCGGCTTCAGCCGGGATTACCAATCTGTTGGTCGCGTTGGCCGATGGCTGCGAACAGGAAACACGCGCCCTTCATTTAGATGAAATCCGCCGGATTCAATACAGTATTCTCGCGAAACTTGCTGATCCCGCGGTTATCCGTGAAGAAATTGACCGCATGCTGGAAAACATTGCCATGCTGTCTGAAGCCGCCAGTCTGGCAACATCGGCGGCACTGACGGATGAACTGGTCAGCCACGGCGAATTGATGTCGACCTTGCTATTTGTCGAACTGTTACGCCAACGTCAGGTCGAGGTGGAATGGTTTGATGTGCGCAAAATCATGCGCACCAACGACCGTTTTGGCCGAGCCGAACCCGATACCCAAGCATTGTCTGAACTGGCTCAGACCCAGTTAGCACCGCGTATCAAGCACGCCATTATCGTAACGCAAGGTTTTATCGGCAGTGAAAGTAAAGGCCGCACCACGACTCTTGGTCGGGGTGGCAGTGATTATACCGCCGCATTGCTGGGTGAAGCGCTGAATGTCAGCCGCATTGATATCTGGACGGATGTTCCGGGGATTTATACCACCGACCCACGGGTGGTTCCGGGCGCAAAACGCATTGATAAAATCGCCTTTGAAGAAGCGGCTGAAATGGCGACTTTTGGTGCCAAAGTGCTGCATCCTGCCACCTTATTACCGGCAGTGCGCAGTGATATTCCGGTGTTTGTCGGGTCGAGCAAAGATCCTGAGGCCGGCGGCACGCTGGTGTGCAACGAAACTTACAATCCGCCATTATTCAGGGCGTTAGCATTGCGCCGTAAGCAAACCCTGCTGACCCTGCATAGCTTGAATATGCTGCACGCACGCGGTTTTCTGGCGGAAGTGTTTAACATTTTGGCGCGTCACAATATCTCTGTGGATTTGATAACCACCTCTGAAGTGAGTGTGGCGCTGACACTGGATACCACCGGTTCGACATCCATCGGTGACAGCTTGCTGACCAGCTCGCTACTGACCGAACTCTCTTCTCTGTGCCGGGTTGAAGTGGAAGAAAACCTGGCATTGGTGGCAATTATCGGTAATAACTTGTCGCAAGCTTGCGGTGTGGGCAAAGAAGTGTTCGGTGTGCTGGATCCATTCAATATTCGCATGATTTGCTACGGAGCCAGCAGCCATAATCTGTGCTTCCTGGTGCCGGGCAATGATGCAGAAAAAGTGGTACAAACGCTGCACCATAATCTCTTTGAATAA
- a CDS encoding ShlB/FhaC/HecB family hemolysin secretion/activation protein codes for MIKKRTALCFLLSTGTYANTTPGMDIPSPINESRQNLQNSSNEINQLIEERRQPHAKQPEAKVETPPNSAPELEDNAQCLPISGVYVQGITLLTPTDLESLSAIPDQCINSEHVNLLARELTQLYLSSGYIMARIRFIPPDDEGELGLDVTEGFIESIESDDPELNSETIFPNMLGHPLNIKQLDQNLDQANRLPSNKITVDILPGRESGGSILKLSNTRSKPWHLTTSLDNYGNKNTGKWLSRNTFSFDNPFGLSDSISLNISSTTDNPQKNYSRAYSLFYSVPYGALTLSGFASYSEYLYPVQLQFNTIELQGKTQQHGLRSDYVFYRDQDQINGLSAQLTYKQAENYFNDQKIAVSSPTLTIFELGVNHLHILPTGIFNVNLSIEQGLSWLGADQNLSASYQDSQFTKTKATITSNQYFNLFDDFYLFSHQFYGQYTHDRLPGVEWLSVTDSNAVRGFSRNTLSADKGWYLQNTLSRNFSLGNTTITPRLGADIGRIQQSSQGWSSAMGLSAGINVSYRDIKMDIEASRGHLLSGKSENKDPVQILARFSYSF; via the coding sequence ATGATCAAAAAACGCACCGCATTATGTTTTTTATTGAGCACGGGCACCTACGCTAATACAACTCCGGGGATGGATATTCCCTCTCCAATCAATGAATCACGCCAAAATTTACAGAACAGCAGTAATGAAATTAATCAATTAATAGAAGAGCGCCGTCAGCCTCATGCTAAACAGCCTGAAGCAAAGGTAGAGACTCCCCCCAATAGCGCCCCTGAATTAGAGGATAACGCACAATGCCTCCCTATCAGTGGAGTCTATGTTCAGGGCATTACCTTATTGACCCCAACAGATTTAGAGTCATTAAGCGCAATACCCGATCAATGTATCAATAGCGAACATGTCAATCTGCTGGCTCGGGAACTCACTCAACTTTATCTTAGCAGCGGCTATATTATGGCGCGTATCCGATTCATTCCCCCCGATGACGAGGGTGAACTCGGGCTGGATGTAACTGAGGGCTTTATTGAGAGTATTGAAAGTGATGATCCCGAATTAAATAGTGAAACTATTTTCCCCAATATGTTGGGTCATCCATTAAATATTAAACAACTCGATCAAAATTTAGATCAAGCTAATCGCCTCCCCTCCAACAAAATTACTGTCGACATATTACCAGGACGTGAATCTGGCGGGTCAATTCTAAAACTGAGTAATACCCGGTCAAAACCCTGGCATCTGACAACCTCCCTCGATAATTATGGTAATAAAAACACCGGGAAATGGCTGAGCCGAAATACATTTTCTTTCGATAATCCGTTTGGATTATCAGATTCCATCAGTTTGAATATTTCCAGCACCACTGATAACCCGCAAAAAAACTACAGCCGTGCCTATTCACTCTTTTATTCCGTACCTTATGGGGCCTTAACGCTCAGTGGTTTTGCCAGCTATTCAGAATATCTTTATCCGGTGCAATTACAATTTAATACCATCGAGCTACAAGGTAAAACCCAACAGCATGGTTTACGTTCTGATTATGTTTTCTATCGCGATCAAGACCAGATTAATGGCTTAAGTGCCCAATTGACCTATAAACAGGCCGAAAACTATTTTAATGACCAAAAAATCGCGGTCAGCAGCCCAACACTGACAATATTTGAATTAGGTGTTAACCATCTGCATATCCTGCCCACAGGCATATTCAATGTAAATCTCAGTATTGAACAGGGATTATCGTGGTTGGGTGCCGATCAGAACTTGTCAGCCAGTTATCAAGATAGCCAATTTACTAAAACCAAAGCCACCATTACCTCCAACCAATATTTCAATTTGTTCGATGACTTTTATTTGTTTAGTCATCAGTTCTATGGCCAATACACCCACGACCGCTTGCCGGGTGTTGAATGGTTGAGTGTCACCGACAGCAATGCTGTTCGCGGTTTTAGCCGCAATACCTTATCTGCGGATAAAGGTTGGTATTTACAAAATACTCTGTCGCGCAATTTCTCTCTCGGCAACACCACTATAACGCCACGGTTAGGGGCTGATATAGGTCGTATTCAGCAATCATCACAAGGCTGGAGCAGCGCCATGGGGTTGAGTGCTGGCATCAATGTTAGCTACCGCGATATCAAAATGGATATTGAAGCCAGTCGTGGTCATCTGCTGTCCGGTAAATCAGAAAATAAAGATCCGGTTCAAATTCTGGCGCGCTTCTCTTATTCATTTTAA
- the panS gene encoding ketopantoate/pantoate/pantothenate transporter PanS has protein sequence MLVKITRLFPLWALLLSIAAYFRPTTFIGIGPYVGPLLMLIMFAMGVTLRLDDFKRVLSRPAPVAAATFLHYLIMPLTAWILAMLFRMPPDLSAGMVLVGSVASGTASNVMIYLAKGDVALSVTISAVSTLVGVFATPLLTRLYVDATISVDVIGMLKSILQIVVIPITAGLIVHHSFTKTVKRIEPYLPAMSMVCIVAIISGVVAGSQSHIASVGFVVIIAVILHNGIGLLSGYWGGKLFGFDESTCRTLAIEVGMQNSGLAATLGKIYFSPLAALPGALFSVWHNLSGSLLAGYWSGKPVNKDKK, from the coding sequence ATGTTAGTCAAAATCACCCGGCTATTCCCTCTCTGGGCATTACTGCTCTCAATCGCGGCCTATTTCCGCCCCACCACATTTATCGGCATTGGCCCTTATGTCGGCCCACTGCTGATGCTGATTATGTTTGCTATGGGGGTCACTCTGCGGTTGGATGACTTCAAACGGGTATTATCGCGCCCGGCACCGGTGGCAGCAGCAACTTTCCTGCATTATCTGATTATGCCGCTCACCGCCTGGATTCTGGCTATGCTGTTCCGTATGCCACCGGATTTATCTGCTGGTATGGTGCTGGTGGGAAGTGTTGCTAGCGGAACTGCATCCAATGTCATGATTTACCTGGCGAAAGGTGACGTTGCGCTCTCCGTAACCATCTCTGCGGTTTCGACTCTGGTGGGGGTGTTCGCTACCCCACTGCTGACTCGTTTATATGTTGATGCCACCATCAGTGTGGATGTCATTGGGATGCTGAAAAGTATCCTGCAAATTGTGGTTATCCCAATTACTGCGGGCTTAATTGTCCATCACTCCTTTACCAAAACAGTGAAACGCATCGAACCTTACCTACCGGCGATGTCGATGGTTTGTATCGTCGCCATCATCAGTGGCGTGGTTGCCGGTAGTCAGAGCCACATTGCCTCAGTCGGTTTCGTGGTCATTATTGCAGTTATTCTGCATAACGGTATTGGTTTGTTAAGTGGCTATTGGGGGGGGAAATTGTTCGGTTTTGATGAATCAACCTGCCGCACATTGGCGATTGAAGTGGGGATGCAAAACTCAGGACTGGCTGCCACTCTGGGTAAAATTTACTTCTCACCATTGGCCGCTCTGCCTGGCGCATTGTTCTCGGTTTGGCATAATCTATCGGGTTCACTGCTGGCCGGTTATTGGTCGGGTAAACCGGTAAATAAAGATAAAAAGTAA
- the psiE gene encoding phosphate-starvation-inducible protein PsiE codes for MAKNSRSQWIAKNLQRLLNVGLIALAAILVVFLIKETFHLGKVLFVNNQDASSYMLIEGIVIYFLYFEFIALIVKYFESGYHFPLRYFIYIGITAIIRLIIVDHENPIDTLIYSGSILLLVVTLYLANTDRLKRE; via the coding sequence ATGGCCAAAAATTCGCGCTCACAGTGGATAGCCAAGAATCTACAGCGTTTACTGAATGTGGGGTTGATTGCATTGGCCGCTATTTTGGTGGTCTTTCTGATAAAAGAAACCTTTCATCTTGGCAAGGTACTCTTCGTCAATAATCAGGATGCGTCTTCTTACATGCTGATTGAAGGGATTGTGATTTACTTCCTGTACTTCGAGTTTATTGCGTTGATTGTTAAGTACTTTGAGTCCGGCTATCACTTTCCATTGCGCTATTTTATCTATATCGGGATCACTGCGATTATCCGGCTGATCATTGTCGATCATGAAAATCCGATTGATACGCTGATTTATTCCGGTTCCATATTGCTGCTGGTGGTGACTTTGTATTTAGCCAATACCGATCGGCTAAAACGAGAATAG